The Legionella cincinnatiensis genome includes a region encoding these proteins:
- a CDS encoding outer membrane protein assembly factor BamD, with product MKRIQMLFLFALIVSLAACKSWWHKDEEDNSPYRGMTAEQLYTASQKDLHKKEYATAIKHLEAIETMYPFSDYTEKSQMDLIYAYYKNEDYPAAAATAERFIHLYPRAKNVDYAYYMKGMANFQQTRGVFAKFLPLDESWRDPGTQTQAYSDFGILVQKFPDSKYKANALQRMVYLRNMFAQHELNASTFYFKRKMYVAAIERANYVVKNYSQAPSVKQALVVMYEANKALGFNKAAEEALSIYNATYHTTKMERIV from the coding sequence ATGAAACGAATTCAAATGTTGTTCCTGTTTGCCCTTATTGTGTCTTTAGCTGCTTGTAAGTCATGGTGGCACAAAGATGAAGAAGATAATAGCCCTTATAGAGGAATGACTGCAGAACAACTTTATACTGCATCTCAGAAAGATTTGCACAAAAAAGAATATGCAACTGCAATAAAACACCTAGAGGCAATAGAGACAATGTATCCTTTTAGTGATTATACCGAAAAATCACAAATGGATTTAATTTATGCTTATTATAAGAATGAAGATTATCCTGCAGCTGCGGCTACGGCAGAACGATTTATTCATCTTTATCCACGTGCTAAAAATGTAGATTATGCTTATTACATGAAAGGTATGGCAAACTTTCAACAAACGCGTGGTGTTTTCGCAAAATTTTTACCTTTAGATGAATCATGGAGAGATCCAGGGACACAAACCCAAGCTTATTCAGATTTTGGTATCTTGGTTCAAAAATTCCCTGACAGCAAATATAAGGCAAATGCGTTACAACGAATGGTATATTTACGCAATATGTTTGCACAGCATGAATTGAATGCGTCAACATTTTATTTTAAACGTAAAATGTATGTTGCTGCTATTGAGCGAGCAAATTATGTCGTGAAAAACTACTCACAGGCTCCTAGTGTAAAGCAAGCCTTAGTAGTTATGTATGAGGCAAACAAGGCTTTGGGCTTTAATAAAGCAGCTGAAGAAGCACTGTCTATATATAACGCAACTTATCACACCACTAAAATGGAACGAATAGTGTAG
- a CDS encoding recombination-associated protein RdgC: protein MWFNNALIYQYEQDDTCEFTVSLAENILKPCPPHARFVYGWLPLIGDEMIQEIAGSSLICLGKEERLLPRGVINKMLAEKVQLLETQQGRMVKRAEKAQMAEDIEFELLPKSFCVQKKLLAILDSSSKRLIINTSSPNQAAQLTSFLRKSVAGISIEPLSHTENLALRFAEWIHSPETLPQHFQLASDCLLFSLDDEKKRVHCKGYELPAEEILTLLSQGMATAEISLIWKERIQLTLTHDFTFKKLKSLDYLIDDFNEIKQIDEEYQQRDAALALLSGELRELINDLLAVLIVKETQTKTELEAV from the coding sequence ATGTGGTTTAATAACGCCCTTATCTATCAATACGAACAGGATGATACTTGTGAGTTCACTGTTTCTTTAGCTGAAAACATCCTAAAACCTTGTCCTCCTCATGCACGCTTTGTGTATGGCTGGCTCCCTCTCATTGGGGATGAAATGATTCAAGAGATTGCTGGGAGTTCTCTCATTTGTTTAGGCAAAGAAGAACGCCTACTTCCTCGAGGTGTGATTAATAAAATGCTTGCCGAAAAGGTACAACTGCTCGAGACACAGCAAGGACGCATGGTAAAACGAGCAGAAAAAGCACAAATGGCAGAAGATATTGAGTTTGAATTATTACCAAAATCATTTTGCGTCCAAAAAAAATTGCTTGCCATTCTTGATAGTAGCAGTAAAAGACTCATTATTAATACTTCCAGCCCAAATCAAGCAGCACAACTCACCTCCTTTCTACGTAAGTCAGTAGCAGGAATCTCTATTGAGCCCCTATCTCATACAGAAAATCTTGCTTTACGATTTGCAGAATGGATTCATTCTCCAGAAACACTTCCTCAGCATTTTCAATTAGCCTCAGATTGTTTACTTTTCTCTCTTGATGATGAAAAAAAACGTGTGCATTGTAAGGGCTATGAGTTACCTGCTGAAGAAATTTTAACCCTACTCTCCCAAGGTATGGCTACAGCAGAAATCTCTTTAATCTGGAAAGAAAGAATTCAATTGACCTTGACACATGACTTTACCTTTAAAAAATTGAAAAGCCTTGATTACCTCATTGACGATTTTAATGAAATCAAACAAATTGATGAAGAATACCAGCAGCGTGATGCTGCACTTGCTTTATTATCAGGAGAGCTTCGAGAATTAATTAATGATCTTTTAGCAGTATTAATAGTTAAAGAGACACAGACAAAAACCGAATTAGAGGCAGTATAA